From the genome of Brienomyrus brachyistius isolate T26 chromosome 8, BBRACH_0.4, whole genome shotgun sequence, one region includes:
- the LOC125747575 gene encoding cAMP-dependent protein kinase type II-alpha regulatory subunit isoform X3: MSKQPQPISPLKNFFAGGFGGVCLVFAGHPLDTIKVRLQTQPKPSPGQLPLYTGTFDCFRKTFVKEGVRGLYKGMAAPIIGVTPMFAVCFFGFGLGKKLQQKHPNDVLTYPQLFAAGMLSGVFTTAIMAPGERIKCLLQIQASSGEIKYAGPMDCVKQLYRESGIRGVYKGTALTLMRDVPASGMYFMTYEWLKNILTPEGRRSVIEIPAGLTELLQGYTLEVLRRRPSDLVEFAVQYFTRLRESRSQDGAGSGGKGIIFDGELVQPEPNGDEDGDDDDEDSDFEPPPPSQFNRRVSVCAEAFNPDEEEEDAETRVVHPKTDEQRSRLQEACRDILLFKTLDTEQFAEVLDAMFEVLVQTKEHIINQGDDGDNFYVIERGVYDIVVQKDGVGCCVGKYDNKGSFGELALMYNTPRAATIIATTEGALWGLDRATFRRLIVKNNAKKRRMYETFIESVPLLSSLEVSERMKLVDVLGGKAFQDGERIIAQGEKADCFYIVESGEVKIMMKSKTKADQQDNAEVEIARCHRGQYFGELALVTNKPRAASVYAVGGVKCLIIDVQAFERLLGSCKEIMQRNIASYEEQLVALFGSSVDLRD, encoded by the exons ATGTCTAAACAACCGCAACCGATCAGCCCTTTAAAAAATTTTTTCGCTGGCGGCTTCGGAGGCGTTTGTCTGGTGTTTGCTGGACACCCCCTTGATACCATAAAg GTGCGGCTGCAGACTCAACCCAAGCCCAGTCCAGGCCAGCTGCCACTGTACACTGGCACCTTCGACTGCTTCAGGAAGACCTTTGTCAAGGAG GGTGTGCGAGGACTGTACAAAGGCATGGCGGCCCCCATCATCGGAGTCACACCCATGTTTGCCGTCTGCTTCTTTGGCTTCGGATTGGGCAAGAAACTGCAGCAGAAACACCCTAACGACGTGCTGAC GTACCCGCAGCTCTTTGCAGCAGGAATGCTGTCGGGGGTCTTCACTACTGCCATCATGGCTCCCGGGGAGAGGATCAAGTGTCTCTTGCAG ATTCAGGCTTCATCGGGAGAAATTAAGTATGCTGGGCCCATGGACTGTGTGAAGCAGCTGTACCGGGAGAGTGGAATCCGGGGCGTTTACAAAGGCACCGCACTAACTCTCATGAGGG ATGTGCCGGCCAGCGGGATGTACTTCATGACCTATGAGTGGTTGAAGAACATCTTGACACCAGAAGGCCGGAGGTCTGT TATCGAAATACCAGCCGGCTTGACCGAGCTGCTGCAGGGCTACACTCTGGAGGTCCTCCGCCGGAGACCGTCCGATTTGGTGGAGTTTGCCGTACAGTACTTCACCCGTCTACGGGAAAGCCGGAGCCAGGATGGAGCCGGGTCTGGGGGCAAAGGGATCATCTTCGACGGAGAGCTCGTGCAGCCTGAGCCAAATGGAGATGAGGATGGAGATGACGATGATGAGGACTCGGACTTTGAAC cGCCGCCTCCCAGTCAATTCAACCGCCGGGTATCAG TGTGTGCCGAAGCCTTTAACCccgatgaagaggaggaggacgcAGAGACCCGCGTCGTCCACCCCAAAACGGACGAGCAGCGCTCTCGACTGCAGGAGGCCTGCAGGGACATCCTTCTGTTCAAAACCCTAGACACG GAACAGTTTGCCGAAGTGCTGGACGCCATGTTTGAAGTCCTGGTCCAGACCAAGGAGCACATAATCAATCAGGGCGATGATGGAGACAACTTTTATGTCATAGAGAG GGGGGTGTACGACATCGTCGTGCAAAAGGACGGCGTCGGCTGCTGTGTGGGAAAGTATGACAACAAGGGCAGTTTCGGGGAGCTGGCGCTAATGTACAACACTCCACGCGCCGCCACCATCATCGCCACCACTGAGGGAGCCCTATGGGGGCTG GACCGGGCCACGTTCCGCAGACTGATAGTGAAGAACAATGCGAAAAAGAGGAGGATGTACGAGACCTTCATCGAGTCTGTTCCCCTGCTCTCATCTTTGGAG GTGTCGGAGCGGATGAAGCTTGTCGATGTTTTAGGGGGGAAGGCGTTCCAGGATGGGGAGCGGATAATCGCGCAG GGTGAGAAAGCTGACTGTTTCTACATCGTGGAGTCGGGGGAGGTGAAGATCATGATGAAGAGCAAA ACTAAGGCAGACCAGCAGGACAACGCGGAGGTGGAGATCGCACGCTGTCACAGGGGGCAGTATTTCGGCGAGCTGGCCCTGGTCACCAACAAGCCCCGCGCTGCCTCTGTCTACGCTGTGGGGGGGGTCAAGTGTTTGA TTATAGATGTGCAGGCATTTGAGCGTCTTCTGGGCTCCTGCAAGGAGATCATGCAGAGGAACATTGCCTCCTACGAGGAGCAGTTGGTGGCGCTGTTTGGCTCCAGCGTGGACCTGCGGGACTGA
- the LOC125747575 gene encoding mitochondrial carnitine/acylcarnitine carrier protein isoform X2, producing the protein MSKQPQPISPLKNFFAGGFGGVCLVFAGHPLDTIKVRLQTQPKPSPGQLPLYTGTFDCFRKTFVKEGVRGLYKGMAAPIIGVTPMFAVCFFGFGLGKKLQQKHPNDVLTYPQLFAAGMLSGVFTTAIMAPGERIKCLLQIQASSGEIKYAGPMDCVKQLYRESGIRGVYKGTALTLMRDVPASGMYFMTYEWLKNILTPEGRSPSELSVPSILFAGGMAGIFNWAVAIPPDVLKSRFQTAPEGKYPNGFRDVLRELLREEGVGSLYKGFTAVMLRAFPANAACFLGFEVAMKFLNWAVPNL; encoded by the exons ATGTCTAAACAACCGCAACCGATCAGCCCTTTAAAAAATTTTTTCGCTGGCGGCTTCGGAGGCGTTTGTCTGGTGTTTGCTGGACACCCCCTTGATACCATAAAg GTGCGGCTGCAGACTCAACCCAAGCCCAGTCCAGGCCAGCTGCCACTGTACACTGGCACCTTCGACTGCTTCAGGAAGACCTTTGTCAAGGAG GGTGTGCGAGGACTGTACAAAGGCATGGCGGCCCCCATCATCGGAGTCACACCCATGTTTGCCGTCTGCTTCTTTGGCTTCGGATTGGGCAAGAAACTGCAGCAGAAACACCCTAACGACGTGCTGAC GTACCCGCAGCTCTTTGCAGCAGGAATGCTGTCGGGGGTCTTCACTACTGCCATCATGGCTCCCGGGGAGAGGATCAAGTGTCTCTTGCAG ATTCAGGCTTCATCGGGAGAAATTAAGTATGCTGGGCCCATGGACTGTGTGAAGCAGCTGTACCGGGAGAGTGGAATCCGGGGCGTTTACAAAGGCACCGCACTAACTCTCATGAGGG ATGTGCCGGCCAGCGGGATGTACTTCATGACCTATGAGTGGTTGAAGAACATCTTGACACCAGAAGGCCGGAG ccccagtgagctGAGTGTGCCAAGCATTCTCTTCGCCGGTGGCATGGCTGGCATCTTCAACTGGGCCGTGGCCATCCCACCTGATGTGCTTAAGTCCCGCTTCCAGACAG ctcctgaAGGAAAGTATCCCAACGGTTTTCGGGACGTCCTCCGCGAGCTGCTCAGAGAAGAAGGCGTGGGCTCTCTATACAAGGGCTTCACGGCCGTCATGCTGAGGGCATTCCCCGCCAATGCC GCCTGTTTCCTTGGGTTTGAAGTCGCAATGAAGTTCCTCAACTGGGCTGTGCCGAACCTGTGA
- the LOC125747575 gene encoding cAMP-dependent protein kinase type II-alpha regulatory subunit isoform X1, with protein sequence MRSAVGNWRWLLETPQLNEGLVAWTGKKIRSEEAPAQKGKKKSIQQEAPAERNCENKQPRTTLLKYQTFKKVRARNTSTDALAMSIEIPAGLTELLQGYTLEVLRRRPSDLVEFAVQYFTRLRESRSQDGAGSGGKGIIFDGELVQPEPNGDEDGDDDDEDSDFEPPPPSQFNRRVSVCAEAFNPDEEEEDAETRVVHPKTDEQRSRLQEACRDILLFKTLDTEQFAEVLDAMFEVLVQTKEHIINQGDDGDNFYVIERGVYDIVVQKDGVGCCVGKYDNKGSFGELALMYNTPRAATIIATTEGALWGLDRATFRRLIVKNNAKKRRMYETFIESVPLLSSLEVSERMKLVDVLGGKAFQDGERIIAQGEKADCFYIVESGEVKIMMKSKTKADQQDNAEVEIARCHRGQYFGELALVTNKPRAASVYAVGGVKCLIIDVQAFERLLGSCKEIMQRNIASYEEQLVALFGSSVDLRD encoded by the exons ATGCGATCTGCGGTCGGCAACTGGCGCTGGCTCTTGGAAACGCCACAGTTAAACGAAGGCCTTGTGGCATGGACTGGGAAAAAGATAAGGAGtgaggaagccccagcccagaaaggaaagaaaaaaagcatTCAGCAGGAAGCACCAGCAGAGCGAAACTGTGAAAATAAGCAGCCGCGGACAACCCTTCTAAAATACCAAACttttaaaaaa GTGAGAGCGAGAAATACATCGACAGACGCGTTGGCCATGAGTATCGAAATACCAGCCGGCTTGACCGAGCTGCTGCAGGGCTACACTCTGGAGGTCCTCCGCCGGAGACCGTCCGATTTGGTGGAGTTTGCCGTACAGTACTTCACCCGTCTACGGGAAAGCCGGAGCCAGGATGGAGCCGGGTCTGGGGGCAAAGGGATCATCTTCGACGGAGAGCTCGTGCAGCCTGAGCCAAATGGAGATGAGGATGGAGATGACGATGATGAGGACTCGGACTTTGAAC cGCCGCCTCCCAGTCAATTCAACCGCCGGGTATCAG TGTGTGCCGAAGCCTTTAACCccgatgaagaggaggaggacgcAGAGACCCGCGTCGTCCACCCCAAAACGGACGAGCAGCGCTCTCGACTGCAGGAGGCCTGCAGGGACATCCTTCTGTTCAAAACCCTAGACACG GAACAGTTTGCCGAAGTGCTGGACGCCATGTTTGAAGTCCTGGTCCAGACCAAGGAGCACATAATCAATCAGGGCGATGATGGAGACAACTTTTATGTCATAGAGAG GGGGGTGTACGACATCGTCGTGCAAAAGGACGGCGTCGGCTGCTGTGTGGGAAAGTATGACAACAAGGGCAGTTTCGGGGAGCTGGCGCTAATGTACAACACTCCACGCGCCGCCACCATCATCGCCACCACTGAGGGAGCCCTATGGGGGCTG GACCGGGCCACGTTCCGCAGACTGATAGTGAAGAACAATGCGAAAAAGAGGAGGATGTACGAGACCTTCATCGAGTCTGTTCCCCTGCTCTCATCTTTGGAG GTGTCGGAGCGGATGAAGCTTGTCGATGTTTTAGGGGGGAAGGCGTTCCAGGATGGGGAGCGGATAATCGCGCAG GGTGAGAAAGCTGACTGTTTCTACATCGTGGAGTCGGGGGAGGTGAAGATCATGATGAAGAGCAAA ACTAAGGCAGACCAGCAGGACAACGCGGAGGTGGAGATCGCACGCTGTCACAGGGGGCAGTATTTCGGCGAGCTGGCCCTGGTCACCAACAAGCCCCGCGCTGCCTCTGTCTACGCTGTGGGGGGGGTCAAGTGTTTGA TTATAGATGTGCAGGCATTTGAGCGTCTTCTGGGCTCCTGCAAGGAGATCATGCAGAGGAACATTGCCTCCTACGAGGAGCAGTTGGTGGCGCTGTTTGGCTCCAGCGTGGACCTGCGGGACTGA